DNA from Tripterygium wilfordii isolate XIE 37 chromosome 4, ASM1340144v1, whole genome shotgun sequence:
TAAAGGTCAATAATATAACATAAAACAATAGCAACATCTTCACCAAAAAGTTGTTGGGAGACCGAGCAGAAGATTGAGGAGGTTGAATAATAAAACACTACAATATATCGCATAATGATTAGTGATTGGCTGAGAAAGTTATAGAAGGCGAAAATGGGATACCAGCCTAATGCAACCAAAGGTTAAGTATAAGACAAAAATTTTCAATggataataaaacaaaaactcaCAAACATTCCTGAACATAAGATAAAAGAAAGCCCTCAAACATTACTCTCTTCCAGGATCTACATACACCTTCATCTATCACGAATTGTAAAAGAACAGTACAAAAGtatgaaagaacaaaattttaagaaatagaACGTGAATTTCAAACATCCTATGTCCATGTTATGTAAATTTTAAATGGATAGCTCAATCAATGCAATCTTTATTCAATCTGCTGCTACAGTTGCATGGAAGACAAGTTATGCTGAACAACAATGACAGCGTAATGTACCGTctcaatattttgaaattttttgtaaTATTTATTTGATGCTATCAAATCTCACCCAGGCTAAAgactgaaaataataataataataataatcataaggtttttggaaacaaacatcaAACATTTACAGTTAACTGTACTGAAAATAATGCTATAATATGAAACATTCAATCTCATTAGTAGTTTATTTCCAAATTTAAGAACATGACATAATATTAAATGCAACACATCACTAAACTCAATTGGCATCCAAACAATAACTTTAGAAGCATGAATTCGAGAAATAATTATATTCGCTTAGATCACCAAATATGTTCTAACAAACTAAAATGTTACCTTAAATTGTTCAAAGTATACCTATGAAGCGCTTGTCAATTAGTTAAAAGTCTGAAATACTTCCGGAACTATGAAAGAAagtttattattatcattattcttttttgaaagcggaatcaagtaagaaagttGACTCCTTGCAAACATAAATTCCATTACAGATATGGCTTAGCTAAGGGTCCCACAGTTCCAAATATGACATGTATAAAAAGCAACATGAAGAAGAAGCAAATGATCATTTCGGTATTCAAGGGGCAGAAGCCATCAACCACTCCCAATCATCTTAAGCAGTAGGTTATTTGCATCTGTTCTAGGATGAATTCAAAAGTAGTAGGaacagtgatgcttgaaatgtAGTTAAAACTTTAGCAAAATCATACATGAGACCTAACCTATGGTTTATGCACTTCTTCAGTATAAAGGTATTTTTAGTGCAATCTTGCTGCTCCAATCATATCAGGTGAAGCAAATGCACTTATTATTCCCTAATTCGGGAGCCTCAAATCATCACCGATAAGGCGATAATCATGTTGAGTCGTTGATGGCTTGCCGCCACCAGCAAGCTAGTGCTTGCCACATGGTAGTCTCGTGAGTTAAGGACTCATATTTTACACAGCTGGATACATAAGTTCCATGATTTGGCTTATGTAATTATACTCAAAactcaaattcaaagaaatttaCCTCGACTAGGGGGTGTTTCTCCAATGCACTCTTAGCATCAGATGCAGAAGCAAACCTCACAAACCCATAACCCTTATTCTTCCCTGTCTTACCGTTGACCAACAACCTCACTTCCACAATCTTGCCCGAATCCTCAAACACTTTCGTTATGTCCTCCTCCTTGGTATCCTTGTCAAGCCCACCAATAAAAATCTCTGTTtgcctcctcttcctcctctccAGTGCCTCTAATTCTCCACTAAGAGCTATCCCCCCTGTACTTGTTTTACACTCCGCAGTCAAATTGTCATCGTTCCCCTCTCCCTTTACTCCCTCCTCTGCTCCACCACCCAGCTCCTTAAACCTAGCACCACACTCACAATTTCCACTTAATAAACCTACGTTTGTGTGTTCCTCTGGAACCTCAGTTACCGTTGTAGGCTTTATAACTACGTCCTCATTGTTCTCAGGCTGCAACGGCACTTCTGCCACAGAACCCTCTTTGCCTCCTCCACAAGTCTCAGTTTTTTTCAGGTTTTCAACTTCCTTTGAACCGTCAGCTGCTGGGTTACTATTTTCGGTTATGTCCGCAAACAAATTAAGTTTTTCGACTTCCATTGAATCATCAACAGGACTCTCTGCTCCATCAACCGCTATATTAGGTTTTCTGACTTCCACTGAACCATCGGTAAGTGAATTAGGATTTTCGACTCCGTCGACGGCTAAAttaggtttttgttttttgacttGCGCTGAATCATCAATAAGTGAATTAGGATCTTCTGCTCCGTCAACAACTAGATTAGGCTTTTCAATTACCACTAAAGAAGTAGCATTCctatcaccatcaccatcaccaaaTACTTCATGTCTCTCCAATTCTTTGTTCGAACAAGCAGCCATACCCTTTTGAACACCTTTGGAGACTCTCTTCTTCACCAATTTCTTCACAATTCtcaccaccttcttcttcttcaccactCCACTCTCCGCCTCCACCATTACAGAAACAACATCTTCTCTCGGACTCGTTTTCCCTCCTCCATCCGCAGAGTCTCCTATGGCAGTTCCTAGGGTTCCCTCAACACCAATCCGCTCCACTTTCTCCTCACGAACCTCATCCACACTCAATCTCTCAATGGGATCAGCCTGGCCGCCCTCCCCACACGCCCTATCTTGTCGAATTCCGTCTCCAATAGTAGATTCCCCGGCACCACAACTCGCATCCGCTGAAGCGCTTTCAGTCCCAATTGGAGGAGCCAAAATTACCATTTCAGGAGCGGAATCAGTAGTCTCCGTCGTCGTTTCTTCACCGTCTCCCACGTTTATCCTACATATCTCGGAGCCAGATTCAGAAGGCGGAACGTCAACTTCAGGCGGTGTTTCCGTAACTTcctttgctgctgctgctgcacgTCTTGAGGAGGTCCTAAGGGAACGCCTAGGGCGAGGCCCTGGGGGTTGAGGCTTCTTCCTCGGAggcattttttaattaattttcaggtGGAGTTAATGTCTCCTCTTTCATGTATCTGATTCTGTACTGTGAACTTAAAAACCGTTGTCCGATTGCCGGAgcagaagggaagagaagggtaAGACTATTAAAATACGAAATTGCCCCTGGGCCCATTCTGTAGCTTAAGAACCAGACTGCCTGTGCCATACAAACACgcacaaaacaaaaatgttaaggatcccTGTGAATGTGATCCCAGTTATCGTAGTAATCCATCTTgatcattgattgatgtaaatgtagGGACTTACAAAACCTATTGCATATCAATTAAGGGATATGATTAATTACTGAGATGACTGAGATCTCTTTTACTGGGATCCTTATCATTTCTGTGCATAAAAATGGCTCCACATATGATAGCAATGTTATTAGGgataacaaaatgtattgggagACAATATTTCGCTTGCCTGGTTTTTTGTTTGATAGAGATAGtgtcaatattgattttttggTGTATATGTGAGTGGAGTTTAAGTGAGGCTCATGTTTGGAGTCAACATAAAAGTCAATCATGTTCCACGCTTGTAAGTTGGGCCCGACAATTTTGTGACAACAAAATCATGGAGACCATTTTTTAAAAGGGACCTCAAATACCATCCATGGACCATTAAAATGCTACCATGGTGGTTGATCTAAGCAATTGCAATATTGGTGTCATTATGTTGGAGCATGGATATGTATTTTGTAAATTTATTCCGCCATAAATCATAAGGATGGGCATGACACAACAATGCCACTTTAAtggatttattttgttgggcCAAGAACATGAGCATGCACTTTGGTTGGCCCATTGCCCACTTTTGGAGAAAAGTAGTTGGTTTGGCTCCAATATTCTTGACAATCCAAACAAGCAAAAAAGCACCATTTAATTCCTATGGTCTTCATATCCACTCTTCCTATGCCATGTCACCAAAACGCACTTACCAACAATTTCCATGGCACCATTACAATTGCTTAATTTAGTAGAAATCGAAACTACAACTTTCAGAGAGAGGGGGGTAGTCTCTCCCGTTAGATAAACTTTAATAAAGAGTTGTATAATAGGATATCCAGTcatattttctttcttggaaAAGTAAATTACAATGTTTAGTTTTGGAGATGATGAGGAGCTTGATATTTGTTCATTACATATATCCCTACAAGCACCACCACAACCGCCACTGCCACAGCAGCCACCCCCACGATCATCGGCTTAGCCCTAACAAGCCTTGAAACTCTTCCCTTGAAGCTCTTATCAGTTTCGCCACTGATACTAGTCGATGTACCCGTGACATCCATGGATTCCTTGGTCGCATTTTGAGcttgttttgggttttctttgttATGACTGTTTGTTTTTGGGATTGCTTGATCTTGTGATTGTGATGATCGCTTAGGCATCACTACATAGAGAATGCCATTAGAGAACTTGGCATGGATTTCATTTCGTTTACAATCCTTTGACACTTTGATTTCTTTGTGGAATCTGCTCCATCTTGTTTCATCCAGAGGACGCGATCCGGAGATTGTTAGAACCCCAAGATTGTTCAGTTGAACTCTCAATTGATCCTTCTTCAAacctaaaataaataaataaataatatgtaAGACGCAATTGGCTTCGGCCAAAGGTATATGATGCGATCCCCAATGAGATTTATTTCCGTAGAGTTTCGAGTGGGGCCTCAACTTAATTATCTGTCGACAAGTTGTATGCGTTGCTTGTTTGGCCCGAGTCTTGGCCCTATTTGgcagtcaaaactcaaaagacgAGTACAATGATTGGTTTTCGGTTTAAAAAGATATAAAGTtggatgacatatatatatatatatatgagaaaaaGTAAATACCATGAAGATGGACTTCAAGAGTGTCATGTTCTTCCTGTTTCTGCCATTTGCAGAATGGTTCAAAATCCTCGTAAGATCGCTTGCCGGTAGCTCCTGCTCCTGCAGTCTTGGTTGCCATTGAAGATTATGTTCTTTAGTTTGGTTCTTAATTAATTAGCTCAAACACAATTTATGTATGATCTTCGTTAAGTTCACACAATTTATGTATCTCTTTATATATAGCTATAAAGCTAGCAAGCTATACCACCATTAACAGGCACCTTAAGCTGGTTCTGTAGGACTTCCTCATGAGAAAGGTAACAACCAAGAATAATTCCCTTTTGGGGTTTCTTAGGatttttttatatgagtttgtgTATTGATCAACTAATCTTGTTGCACATGTAAAAATGTCTTTTCTTTGCATGAGTGAACCAATATTCCTTGAACCTTAATTAATTCACCAAGGCACCCTTATCAGTTGCTGTGATCCCCTTAATGCTTCCATACAGTGCCTGAGGAAGATAAACACCAAAAAATTTCAACTTTACACGTGGTGGATTCCcgttgatgttctcataaactcatgtagtcAATCCCAAATTTTgagataaaggctttgatgatgatgatttggatAACAAATCCAAGTTTCAAACTTTCCAGGAAAAAAGTTTGTATATTTACGTTGGCATAGTAGTTGGGAGGATTACTTATGCATTTCACAACCATTCTTAGTGAATATGAGAATTCAATGGAGTTCCTGTTCTTGAGAGACTTCAAGCACAACATTTTCTTCAATGGCTGCTATCTAGGGCTCCCTTCCCCTGTTTCATAAACCCTTTTTGCATCACAAGAATCTGTGAAATACCCATCAAAATTAACACTGAAAGTAGTTGGAAAAATGTTTTCTTTACCAAAACAAGCTTAGTTTTTGGTGTGAGTGAGGGGGTTCAATGTTGAGTATGTCTTGCTCAAGTTGCCTCCTAAACCTTGCTTAATATGCTTGTTTGATGAGCACAATATGACTTGACTTCCCTACCCATAAAATCTCAATAAATGCCTCGTAATAATTATCTTGAAATGTCTCCCTTGCCACCATTGTTTCCTTTACTAACCAGTTGTTCGGTAAACAGTCTAGGTGAACTAcgcattaaaaaaagaagaaagtctAACATAAACATAGACAAAACAATTTTACTTACTTTCATCATCTCTCGGTCTCGGCTAGCCAAGACTtgaaccagttggtttaggttGCCCCAAGAGCCATAGATTTTTGGGCTTTGGCTGCTAGATCGACCAAATCTATCAAATGTAACCTACTTGAGTTGGATATTTTTCTACCACATTTGACCAATGGTAAATCAATCCAAATTagttcaaaattttccaaaaaactCAGTAAAAACCAGCTtggaatatgaaaaaaaaaaaaaaaaacttgtcaaaGAAGATGTGATAATGGAGAAGATAACAATCTTAGGAATCCTATAAGTTAGCAAAGATAGGAACAAAAGAGAAGCATAAGGGGAGGAGATAGAAAAAGGCAAAGGAAGACAAGTCACAAGTCCAATAAAGTTGAAACACAGATATTATCACATATTGACCAAGAAAGGAATCAAATCATTTATAACTTTTGTATTGGACAACTCTAACCCTCtcaaaaaatttattgattaaatatga
Protein-coding regions in this window:
- the LOC119997323 gene encoding uncharacterized protein LOC119997323 isoform X1 encodes the protein MPPRKKPQPPGPRPRRSLRTSSRRAAAAAKEVTETPPEVDVPPSESGSEICRINVGDGEETTTETTDSAPEMVILAPPIGTESASADASCGAGESTIGDGIRQDRACGEGGQADPIERLSVDEVREEKVERIGVEGTLGTAIGDSADGGGKTSPREDVVSVMVEAESGVVKKKKVVRIVKKLVKKRVSKGVQKGMAACSNKELERHEVFGDGDGDRNATSLVVIEKPNLVVDGAEDPNSLIDDSAQVKKQKPNLAVDGVENPNSLTDGSVEVRKPNIAVDGAESPVDDSMEVEKLNLFADITENSNPAADGSKEVENLKKTETCGGGKEGSVAEVPLQPENNEDVVIKPTTVTEVPEEHTNVGLLSGNCECGARFKELGGGAEEGVKGEGNDDNLTAECKTSTGGIALSGELEALERRKRRQTEIFIGGLDKDTKEEDITKVFEDSGKIVEVRLLVNGKTGKNKGYGFVRFASASDAKSALEKHPLVEICGKQCSPAPVEGNDTLFLGNIDKKWKNEDVIKLLQERGIEKIDKVTVMADPNNIERNRGFAFLELESNKDAQIAYKILQTNDMPGKLQNIKVAWAEPLSEPDEEEMLKVKSVYAEYLPSSWNEEKIRGYFKKFGEIENVVLSRNLRSSRRKDFAFVNFTTREAALACIESFNQEPLSDEGSKVHVKVSLAKPQPKNKPHRKISKTIKTEEISKQMPTVSQREPRNKSISSIFQNINKIDNRRSSAELERLLADRASFRKLQSRFDTGSPIVGDSYSLPGRKRPHSTFEDDLYNTEPRGYPRMRLESSFPVASASYSTYAYGVGATSLSHQQQQGTGYRLGVGRLDYANGFQNEQAPYLGRNSLHYRYFS
- the LOC119997323 gene encoding uncharacterized protein LOC119997323 isoform X2; translated protein: MPPRKKPQPPGPRPRRSLRTSSRRAAAAAKEVTETPPEVDVPPSESGSEICRINVGDGEETTTETTDSAPEMVILAPPIGTESASADASCGAGESTIGDGIRQDRACGEGGQADPIERLSVDEVREEKVERIGVEGTLGTAIGDSADGGGKTSPREDVVSVMVEAESGVVKKKKVVRIVKKLVKKRVSKGVQKGMAACSNKELERHEVFGDGDGDRNATSLVVIEKPNLVVDGAEDPNSLIDDSAQVKKQKPNLAVDGVENPNSLTDGSVEVRKPNIAVDGAESPVDDSMEVEKLNLFADITENSNPAADGSKEVENLKKTETCGGGKEGSVAEVPLQPENNEDVVIKPTTVTEVPEEHTNVGLLSGNCECGARFKELGGGAEEGVKGEGNDDNLTAECKTSTGGIALSGELEALERRKRRQTEIFIGGLDKDTKEEDITKVFEDSGKIVEVRLLVNGKTGKNKGYGFVRFASASDAKSALEKHPLVEICGKQCSPAPVEGNDTLFLGNIDKKWKNEDVIKLLQERGIEKIDKVTVMADPNNIERNRGFAFLELESNKDAQIAYKILQTNDMPGKLQNIKVAWAEPLSEPDEEEMLKVKSVYAEYLPSSWNEEKIRGYFKKFGEIENVVLSRNLRSSRRKDFAFVNFTTREAALACIESFNQEPLSDEGSKVHVKVSLAKPQPKNKPHRKISKTIKTEEISKQMPTVSQREPRNKSISSIFQNINKIDNRRSSAELERLLADRASFRKLQSRFDTGSPIVGDSYSLPGRKRPHSTFEDDLYNTEPRGYPRMRLESSFPVASASYSTYAYGVGATSLSHQQQQGTGYRLGVGRLDYANGFQNEQAPYLGRNSLHYRYQ
- the LOC119997323 gene encoding uncharacterized protein LOC119997323 isoform X3, whose amino-acid sequence is MPPRKKPQPPGPRPRRSLRTSSRRAAAAAKEVTETPPEVDVPPSESGSEICRINVGDGEETTTETTDSAPEMVILAPPIGTESASADASCGAGESTIGDGIRQDRACGEGGQADPIERLSVDEVREEKVERIGVEGTLGTAIGDSADGGGKTSPREDVVSVMVEAESGVVKKKKVVRIVKKLVKKRVSKGVQKGMAACSNKELERHEVFGDGDGDRNATSLVVIEKPNLVVDGAEDPNSLIDDSAQVKKQKPNLAVDGVENPNSLTDGSVEVRKPNIAVDGAESPVDDSMEVEKLNLFADITENSNPAADGSKEVENLKKTETCGGGKEGSVAEVPLQPENNEDVVIKPTTVTEVPEEHTNVGLLSGNCECGARFKELGGGAEEGVKGEGNDDNLTAECKTSTGGIALSGELEALERRKRRQTEIFIGGLDKDTKEEDITKVFEDSGKIVEVRLLVNGKTGKNKGYGFVRFASASDAKSALEKHPLVEICGKQCSPAPVEGNDTLFLGNIDKKWKNEDVIKLLQERGIEKIDKVTVMADPNNIERNRGFAFLELESNKDAQIAYKILQTNDMPGKLQNIKVAWAEPLSEPDEEEMLKVKSVYAEYLPSSWNEEKIRGYFKKFGEIENVVLSRNLRSSRRKDFAFVNFTTREAALACIESFNQEPLSDEGSKVHVKVSLAKPQPKNKPHRKISKTIKTEEISKQMPTVSQREPRNKSISSIFQNINKIDNRRSSAELERLLADRASFRKLQSRFDTGSPIVGDSYSLPGRKRPHSTFEDDLYNTEPRGYPRMRLESSFPVASASTYAYGVGATSLSHQQQQGTGYRLGVGRLDYANGFQNEQAPYLGRNSLHYRYFS
- the LOC119996878 gene encoding uncharacterized protein LOC119996878; the protein is MATKTAGAGATGKRSYEDFEPFCKWQKQEEHDTLEVHLHGLKKDQLRVQLNNLGVLTISGSRPLDETRWSRFHKEIKVSKDCKRNEIHAKFSNGILYVVMPKRSSQSQDQAIPKTNSHNKENPKQAQNATKESMDVTGTSTSISGETDKSFKGRVSRLVRAKPMIVGVAAVAVAVVVVLVGIYAVWFLSYRMGPGAISYFNSLTLLFPSAPAIGQRFLSSQYRIRYMKEETLTPPEN